Proteins co-encoded in one Aspergillus flavus chromosome 2, complete sequence genomic window:
- a CDS encoding putative pyroglutamyl peptidase type I, with protein MGDFGPPVPIPETEVIGLASSSLTDPEEVSVLVTGFGPFKTNLVNASYLIASSLPESLDLPSAKPSGSGPTSRRISIHVHPSPIPVAYSTVRTTIPTILEDYAKSHGGRRPDIVLHMGIAATRSYYSIETKAHRDSYHLSDIKGRIGYEDGEKVWREQQLPPVLQAGPAADSTDVVRKVLHPQPPNDDFLNTWKSFVSPGADVRISEDAGRYLCEFIFYTSLAQAFQQGQHRNVVFFHVPGSCADEDIERGTDIAAGLIKALVRCWVSEQV; from the exons ATGGGAGACTTTGGCCCACCGGTGCCAATACCCGAGACGGAGGTAATTGGTCTTGCTTCGTCATCTTTGACAGATCCAGAAGAGGTCTCGGTACTGGTGACAGGGTTCGGT CCATTCAAGACCAACCTAGTCAATGCCTCGTATTTGATTGCCTCATCTCTGCCAGAGTCGCTTGACCTTCCTTCGGCGAAGCCGTCTGGATCCGGGCCTACTTCTCGTCGGATTTCAATCCATGTCCATCCATCGCCCATTCCCGTCGCTTACTCAACAGTGCGGACAACTATTCCAACCATCCTAGAGGATTACGCCAAGTCCCATGGAGGTCGACGACCAGACATTGTACTCCATATGGGAATAGCGGCTACAAGATCGTACTACTCGATTGAGACCAAGGCGCATCGAGATTCTTACCACTTGTCCGATATCAAAGGCAGAATCGGTTATGAAGATGGGGAGAAGGTTTGGAGGGAGCAGCAGCTCCCGCCAGTACTCCAGGCTGGTCCTGCGGCGGATTCCACAGACGTAGTACGGAAAGTTCTCCACCCCCAGCCGCCCAATGACGACTTTCTCAACACGTGGAAATCGTTTGTATCTCCTGGAGCAGACGTCCGGATATCCGAGGACGCTGGACGCTACCTCTGCGAGTTCATCTTTTATACAAGTCTGGCCCAGGCGTTTCAACAAGGCCAGCACCGAAACGTCGTTTTCTTCCATGTGCCTGGATCTTGCGCCGACGAGGACATCGAGAGAGGTACGGATATTGCAGCTGGGTTGATCAAAGCTCTTGTAAGATGTTGGGTTAGCGAGCAGGTATAG